CCTTCATAAATCTCTTCCTGATGTGGTCCAGGGAAGAAAACCTGAGGCTGAATGATCTCCATCATTCCCTCAGGTACCATAGATGAAATATTGTTGCCTATCTGGTCGCAACTGAAGTAACCTGGTTCTGAAATCCACCTGCGTCTGCTTAAAGGTTCAGCCAAAATATTCTGACCGGGATTTTCTAAAAAGAGCCCAAGAGgaataaggtgggtgaggtaatatattttataggatcaacttctgttggaggtAGAAACAAggagttggtccattaaaagctattacctcactcaccttttctctctaatatcctgggactaacatggctatagCAACCCTGCATCCCCAGGAGGAATAtacactcaactcccattgactttcctaCTCTTAGTCCAGTACCTTATCCTGAAAACCATAATGCCTCCATGAAACCTGTCATCTAGACTGATCATAGAGTCTCTCATGTGTCCAGACGGGACTTTTCAATAAATGGAATAATAAGTCCTAATATTAATTAGAGATTGTGATGAAGTGTGGGGGGGTTCTTAATGATTTGTATGAATATTTTATGCATGCTTTAGTTTCCATTACGTGTTGCATGATTAACCAGGCAGTGGGATAACAGTGTTTAATCTTTGCAGAGACTCTCTGACTGTGGTCTAGCTGCCAGAACCCCAGACAATGGCCTCATATTTTGTAATTTAGCAACTGATGGCCGGGGAGAGAGGGACAACTTCTACAAGAAGCCAGCCAGTTACGGCATGTTggagaagaaaaagagagagagagagagagagagagagaggtgtagaGGCCAAGGGACAAGCTTTGCCTGGGAAACTGAACAAAGGATGGAAAGACAACTGGGCATGACTGGGGGTGGGCTGTTGAAAGTGAATCCATCGTCTGGTTTTTGGGGCTGTAAGGGGGAGCCAGGGGACTCTGGATCTACCCAAGATGAGTTTTACTGTAACTTTCTGGCTTTTGTGCTAACGAAGAACTTTCCTACACTGTTTTCCAGacaactaataaaccttctgttttaaagTGCTGGCTGGGAGTCACTGCTGACTGCAGAAGTTGGGGTGCATGGCCCCTTTGGGGGGGGGTGTAAGGCTTCCCCAACTGTCCTATCCAGGTGGACTGCCTGGGGGAGAGCCCACAATATGGAACAAGGGTGCTGCACACTCTGAAGTCTGTCCCAGGAGGCACTGAAGCCAAGGAGGCTTACTCTAGTGAAAGTGCACCGTGTGGGGTTGTCACACTGAAGAGGGTACTGACTGAAACTGATtgagagctgttccagagcaccaAACCTTTGCACCCATTACAAAgattaacactttttaaaaaacaataatttacttaatatatgtatatatggttACAGCTTGCCATTTGCTTGTACTTATTCATGTTTCACAAAATAATTCCCATGGGTAATTTGAGGTCTGTAGACAATGTGAAAATTTTATATCGGTGTACAAGATATCATTGGTAGCTTTGATTGATTGTTCAGGTCACATGATGTTGCTtgctacagctggttgaaaaatgccaattatttttcactggaaatgttttttaatattttccaGTGAAATTTTGGGGGACTTTTCTCAAGAAGAAAGATCAGAAGCAGAAAATGTTCAATTTTCTAAAATTATTTGCAGTAAAATAACTTATCgggtaaaattttcattttggggggaaaaatcttatttttaattgaaaaactagctttttatattaaaaaaatttcCAGTTTCACATTTTTTGGTTGAAAAAACAGAACATttagacaaaaatacaaaaaaaaaatcctttgttttattatttatcattaatcatgtttattatggtagcaTCCACGGATCAACCAAGATCAGGACCCCGTTGTGTTCAGTTCTGCATAAACACAGATTAGCTGACAGTCCCTCGCAATCTAAAGAAAACACAAGCAAATCAATCAATAGGATGGCAACAAACGTCATGTGAGTGCTACCATTTCTTTCTCCCTTGGGTGAGTTAAATTAGGAGGGTGTTagggaaatggaaaaacaagggaagggagaaggaacaCATGGACAGAACAGGGAAAATGTCTGGAAGGAAAACATGAAGGGCAGGTGCAGAATGAAGCTGAGGTTAAGAGACTGTGAGAtggtgggaagggaagaggatgtTGGAACAAACTATGTCGGAATTGTAGGCTAAGGACATGGGAACAATGCTTGGGTTGCTGTGTCCCCAGAGAACACAACGACTTGATGGTGCTACTGCATGCTCAAATTGAAGTTCTGATCGTATTGATAGGCTTTAATAGATTctgagattttaaggccagaagggcccatcatgatcatctagtttgacctgtgacataacacaggccagaggttTTTACCCAGCGATCCCTGTGTGAAgttcaattttgtttttttttccattttcttccttCTCACGCCCTCCATTTCTAAGTGTACTGATGTTTCTGCAGCTGAACTCCTTTGCTAATGAAAGTCTTCTTCAGGGCCTCTTTgacctccttgttcctcagacAGTAGATGATGGGGTTGAAAAGTGGGACAACAATGGCGTAGAGAGCAGAAACAATTTTGTTAGTGTTGTGGGATGGAAGGCCCTGGGGCCGAATGTAGATGAAAATGCTGGCAGCATAGAAGATAATAACCACAATGAGGTGTGACATGCAAGTGGAGAATGCTTTCTGGCGGCCCCGTGTGGAGGGGATGTGGAGAATGGTGGAGATGATACAAGCATAGGAAAGGATTATTACAGAGAGGGGAATCAGCAAGATAAACAGGGCAGCAACAAAAtctaccagtgctgcctgggtcATGTCTGTGCAGGCTAAGTTCAAGAGGGGGGACacatcacagaagaaatgattGATGACATTGGGACCACAGTACGTCAGCTGAGATATAAGAAACACCTTCCATGCAGAGATGAAGAAGCCGCAGAGCCAGGACCCAGCTGCCATGCAGATACATAGAGCCTGGCTCACAATGGCCGGGTAACGAAGTGGGTTGCAGATGGCAACATACCGGTCATAGGCCATGACGGCTAGAAGGATGCACTCAGTGTTCCCCAAGCCGAGGAAGAAATAGAGCTGCGTCATACAGCCTATGAAGGAAATGCGTTTGCTCCCCGACACGAAGTTGACCATAGTCTTGGGCACGGTGACTGTGACGTACAAGATTTCCAGGAAGGACAAGTTactcaggaagaagtacatggggcaGTGGAGGTGGCAATTCATCCGGATCGTCATGATGATGATGACATTTTCCAGCACTACTAAGCTGTAGGCAATGAGAAAGCTCGTGAAGAAGAGGAGCTGCAGATGAGGAGCTACGGGGAACCCCAGGAGAATGAATTCTGTGTCACTGGTTTGATTTCTCATCTCCATGTCTAACAGCCAGCTCTGTAATAAATAAACATATAATCAAAACAACAACATATTTACTACTAGTGATTATCAGTATGTTATCTATCGATCAATTGATTTACCCCCTTATACACACATCTATCAACCGATCAACCTATCTGCTGATCTAATTCcatatttctttctctctcccaatgcctttttacattttattggCAATCTTCTTCACACTACCGATAATTCTAATGCTAATCAGTGAGAATTTCAAAAGCAGTTAAGTGACTTACTATTAAAAATTTCATTAGCATTTCAACAGCATTTGTGCTCCTAAATTACCTATGTGAGTTTCacacctaacctgcttaggtggTTTTTAAAACCCCACTCGATGCCTAGTTGCATCTTTAggtccctaaatacctttgagaatctggcccttatgcACATTTGAAAAGTAAAACTACTAATAATGCTGGGTGTCCTTTGTGCTTATGTCAACACTGGTGAAGAATATGATGAATGATGATGAAACCAGTACACAAGTCATTACTTAAAGATTTGGACTGAAGAAAAGGGATCATCTCTAGGCACTATTGTAGCATAAATATTATAGCATAAAAACAACAGTGATAATtgtctatatgtttgtacagatcCTATTACAATGGTGACCAGAACAAGCTGTACTCTAGGAGCTACTATAATTAATATAAAAGACAGATTTGCATCCCGGGAGTGAGGAAGTAAATGAGTGCAAGGAGTCAAAATATTACCTTACACTGGATACCTGTAACAACCTTCTACTCAGTTATTACTCAGTCAATCAAGTTGCTAGTCGGATTCAATAGGTATGTTTACATGGTGAAAGACAACAGACAAACCCAAACATGCAGCAGCAAGTTTCAGAGTTTGGATCTGCAGACACAGGCTCATGCGACGGTGCAAAAAATCAGCTGTGCaggcatttgggcttgggctggacctCCATTATGTGATATGTACTAAAGAGAGTGGATTGTCTTGCTGTGATCTGTATGACACTTCTTAAATAAATGAtcaaaattcatttaatttcatttgaAGAATCTGAGCTAATTATATTTTGACTGATCTTTTAATTGCATCTCTTAACCAATTTGTACAAAATAAGAAATTTCAGAAAGACCTCTGTAGGATACGAGGTGAGGGACAAGTAAGcaactagatagatagatagatctacAGACTGTACAGTCATCATCATCAAAATATCTCTCTCTCCACTCATTATTCCTCGCACTGTCTAATCTCAATTTTAATGCACTCTGCATCCTAGTAACTAGACATTTTCCATGTATACATGTCATCTATGTACACATTTCTAAAATGCTTCCCTTACACCTACCGGAATGTGATACCTTTTGGAACGTTTTCTAAGAAGGCTATCAAAGTTGCCAACTTTCCCATAAAGAGTTCCCTTAAACAGGGAAGTGTCGAGAAAGAAGACAAACTTTAATGAAATACTTTTCATCAGCTCCAAGACTCATTCTGTAAAACACTACTCAGTATTCTATGGGAAAACACCATCTGGCTTAAAAAGATAACAATTAGAGTAAAAATTGACTTGCCCTTAACACATATGACTCTTCCCAACAACGTTATGTAGCTTGGAGTGTTTAAAGTGCAGAGAGAATGTGAAGAACTGGCAGTGTTCTTTGTCTCATGCTGATGCAGGTGTAGCTAGCACATTATCAGCCCTTCTCTGTCCCGTGAGATTTGGTCTATAAATTATCATTACCTCTCCCAATGGAAGCAATCACACAAGATAAACAAATATCATCTCACCCTCCTAGCCATAATGTTCATCAGTccagagaaatcagcctctgaTGGCTAGTGTGATCTAGTGGATGAGGTCATGTATTGGAAGACTTATGTCCTATCCTATGTTCTCTCACTGATCTGCTGTGCTACCTTCAGCAGGTTGTTTTCTGTCTGactctttgtctgccttgtctgtttagattataTACTCTCCATGACCTCTTGTCCTGTATATACAGCACCTGGCAAATCGTGAGCTGATCTTGCGTGGAACCTCTAGGTGCTACTTTAGTAATAATGACGTGGAAAACAGCTTCTGAGAGAAGCAAGAAGCAGCAGTTGAAATGAATCCAAGATAGAATACTGTGATTGTGAGCAGGTGTGTAAGGCACAGGTAGATGGACACAGGGCAGACAAATGGATGCCAGTTGGATAACAGAAGTGCAGATAGACAAATAGATGAGAGAAGTATAGAAAAAAGATAAACCAAGAAGGAAGAGTAGATAGATGCTATGCTTGAAAGGATGGCTCAATGATTaggtctgggattttcaaaggtgattaagggatttaggtgcccaactcccattgaaatttatGTTAATTGAAAATCTGACTGTACACAGAGAgataagggggagagagagagagagagaaagagagagaaagagagagtgtatCTTGTAGACTtaaggcaaaattttcaaaaaatgccTAATAGCCGTATTTTCAAAGGATTTAGATCCCAAAAGCTAGAGATAGGAACCTgtggctagattcacaaaggaaatTAAGTGCCtcaaaaatcactgggattcacaaagactGAGTTGGGTACCCAGGTTCCCTCtacaatgaatgaggagagagaaGCCTctcagaatgggatccacaaaagccagtatGCTAGGCAGGGAGCCTCTAAGCTAGCCAAAGGGAGATGCCAAGGAGAGGGGTGAGTGCTAAACCCTGCACCACTTGGAGAGTGTGGTATCttaatccaggctgcagggagtcaCCTATCCCTGTTTGGGATTCTCAGCCATGAACTGTCTCCCAGAGTTAGGCACCTGTGCCATTCTTGCAAGAAGTCAGGACGAGACCAACTACCTGAACAGGGATGTGCTAATTCTCACATGAGGGCCCTAACCTCTGGGCTAGGGGCTATTATGACATGGAGACCCCAATCCCTCCTGTgagagctgttccactgtggataattAAAGCAACCTCAGAGCAGGAGGACTGGATCCTTGGTCTCCCACTGCCCAGGAGAATGCTCCAAACACCAGGCTGCAGAGTCTGTCTCATgctcacagtctctctctctctctcgctcgctgGCCCATTGATGAGTTATTTAGTTAAAGTGGAACAGTGTCAACAATAGCAACTGAGGAAGCTGCACATCAGATTGTcccttagcccagtggttagcacaCTCATCTGGCTGGTGGCTGAGCCACCAACAAATCCCTTCTCTCCATCAGGAAGAGGTGGGCCTTGAATCAGTGGACT
Above is a genomic segment from Gopherus flavomarginatus isolate rGopFla2 chromosome 11, rGopFla2.mat.asm, whole genome shotgun sequence containing:
- the LOC127030939 gene encoding olfactory receptor 6A2-like, giving the protein MEMRNQTSDTEFILLGFPVAPHLQLLFFTSFLIAYSLVVLENVIIIMTIRMNCHLHCPMYFFLSNLSFLEILYVTVTVPKTMVNFVSGSKRISFIGCMTQLYFFLGLGNTECILLAVMAYDRYVAICNPLRYPAIVSQALCICMAAGSWLCGFFISAWKVFLISQLTYCGPNVINHFFCDVSPLLNLACTDMTQAALVDFVAALFILLIPLSVIILSYACIISTILHIPSTRGRQKAFSTCMSHLIVVIIFYAASIFIYIRPQGLPSHNTNKIVSALYAIVVPLFNPIIYCLRNKEVKEALKKTFISKGVQLQKHQYT